A region from the Brachyspira pilosicoli genome encodes:
- a CDS encoding ATP-binding protein yields MNKVFLILSLVVFAVSCSNNSGDGTTKASNSTSGAQYKKEAMGITVEGLAAPESVKFRNGKLYIANLGDPNAPKDGFIIVANEDGSNPTKLFEGELDSPKGFSFLTDDIIIIPDQVNDSSMTGNLVLANVKENKIITKLPIEGSKFLNDTVVIDPTTVALTDTGASTVHFVKVNNNSALSIASSVTGVVGANGILLDNGVLYIAGSTFGGDANGGDIYTLNIDGTGLTKWTASRLGAGALDGIAIANGKLYVSDWGENGANNNACIYVFDLNTKEQVEKIEGSLSGVADIDLVNNVIYIPELSTSLIKKVQL; encoded by the coding sequence ATGAATAAAGTTTTTTTAATTTTATCATTGGTAGTATTTGCAGTTTCTTGTTCAAATAATTCAGGTGATGGAACAACTAAAGCTAGCAATAGCACTTCAGGAGCTCAATACAAAAAAGAAGCTATGGGTATAACAGTAGAAGGTTTGGCTGCTCCAGAGAGTGTTAAGTTTAGAAATGGTAAATTATATATAGCAAATTTAGGCGACCCTAATGCTCCTAAAGACGGATTTATAATTGTTGCTAATGAAGATGGTTCTAATCCTACAAAACTTTTTGAAGGTGAGTTAGACAGCCCTAAAGGTTTTTCTTTCTTAACTGATGATATTATTATTATTCCTGATCAAGTTAATGATAGCTCTATGACAGGTAATTTAGTATTAGCTAATGTTAAAGAAAATAAAATAATTACTAAACTTCCTATAGAAGGTTCTAAATTCTTAAATGATACAGTAGTTATAGACCCTACAACAGTAGCTTTAACTGACACAGGTGCTTCTACAGTTCATTTTGTAAAAGTAAATAATAACTCAGCTTTATCTATTGCTTCATCAGTAACAGGAGTAGTTGGTGCTAATGGTATACTATTAGACAACGGAGTATTATATATAGCAGGAAGTACATTTGGGGGAGATGCTAACGGAGGAGATATTTATACTTTAAATATAGACGGTACAGGCTTAACTAAATGGACAGCTTCAAGATTGGGCGCTGGTGCTTTAGATGGTATAGCTATTGCTAATGGCAAATTATATGTTTCTGATTGGGGTGAAAACGGTGCTAATAATAATGCTTGTATATATGTATTTGATTTAAATACTAAAGAACAAGTTGAAAAAATTGAAGGTTCTTTAAGCGGAGTTGCTGATATAGATTTAGTTAATAATGTTATATATATACCAGAACTTTCTACAAGCTTAATTAAGAAAGTACAGTTATAA
- a CDS encoding Gfo/Idh/MocA family oxidoreductase, protein MKKINIGFIGAGSIAEKMAKTIAKIKDVESYAVSARDIKRSKAFAKKYGFKKFYGSYEEMVKDESVDLVYIATPHSHHYEHIKLCLNNNKNVLCEKAFTVNTKQARDVILLAKKKKLLLAEAIWTRYMPSRDIINETIKSGIIGKVTSLTANLGYVINKKERLIEPELAGGALLDVGVYTINFALMVFGNKIKKIDSTCVKTKKGVDEQNSITLTFDDGKMAVLNSTMSALTNREGVINGDKGYIVVKNINNPESITVYSLDRKVVKTIKVPKQISGYEYEVISCADAIRNKKLECKEMPHEDIIRVMNIMDTLRRSWKIKYPFEK, encoded by the coding sequence ATGAAAAAAATTAATATAGGTTTTATAGGGGCAGGTTCTATAGCTGAAAAAATGGCTAAGACTATTGCAAAAATTAAAGATGTAGAATCTTATGCGGTTAGTGCAAGAGATATAAAAAGAAGTAAGGCATTTGCTAAAAAATATGGATTTAAAAAGTTTTATGGTTCTTATGAAGAGATGGTTAAAGATGAAAGTGTAGATTTAGTTTATATAGCAACACCTCATTCTCATCATTATGAGCATATAAAATTGTGTCTTAATAATAATAAAAATGTTTTGTGTGAAAAGGCTTTTACTGTTAATACAAAACAAGCGAGAGATGTTATTTTACTTGCAAAAAAGAAAAAGCTTTTACTTGCTGAGGCTATTTGGACTAGATATATGCCAAGCAGAGATATTATTAACGAAACTATAAAAAGCGGCATTATAGGTAAAGTAACTTCTTTAACAGCAAATTTAGGCTATGTTATAAATAAAAAAGAAAGATTGATAGAGCCAGAATTAGCAGGAGGGGCTTTGCTTGATGTTGGAGTTTATACTATCAATTTTGCTCTTATGGTGTTTGGAAATAAAATAAAAAAAATAGATTCTACTTGCGTGAAAACTAAAAAAGGAGTAGATGAACAAAACTCTATTACGCTTACTTTTGATGATGGTAAGATGGCAGTATTAAACAGTACTATGTCAGCACTAACAAATAGGGAAGGTGTTATTAATGGAGATAAAGGATACATTGTTGTAAAAAATATTAATAACCCAGAAAGCATAACAGTTTATTCATTAGACAGAAAAGTTGTAAAAACTATTAAAGTTCCAAAACAAATAAGCGGTTATGAATATGAAGTTATTTCTTGTGCAGATGCTATTAGAAATAAAAAGTTAGAATGTAAAGAGATGCCTCATGAAGATATTATAAGAGTTATGAATATAATGGATACTTTAAGAAGAAGCTGGAAGATAAAATATCCTTTTGAAAAGTAA